One Synergistaceae bacterium genomic window carries:
- a CDS encoding SLBB domain-containing protein, giving the protein MYSASADTLVTSLLDRVRDAGVVGAGGAGFPTHIKLDCKVEVLLVNAAECEPLLATDKYLLNTHPDEIVEAASAVAKHVSANKIHIAIKAVNEKEIASVRGAIAHLGSSVEIFPLDNYYPAGDEQMIVYDVTGRVVPPSGIPLDVGVVVSNSSTMWNIYHALSGRPVTHKFLTVAGEVARPTVLKVPVGTSFSECLNACGGSGLARFKIIDGGPMMGTVLNDSEINSEINPGRNSERNSAINSKCVTKTTSGIIVIPASGNFDACTHDTATRKMLNRAKSACVQCSFCTELCPRHLIGHPLRPHRIMRCMAAMDFAAENPVLESPALETLKEALICSECGVCETFACPMGLSPRQVNKYVKKLLAGVRHAKNANEKKHEAPLVPDEMRKHRKIAPPKIMARMGLQSLYEKKAEGFVELSPDRVRIPVKQHIGAPARPLVNVGDRVSLGQLIAEADGRVSANVHASIDGVVVEVGSVIEITKRGA; this is encoded by the coding sequence TTGTATAGCGCGTCTGCAGATACGCTCGTGACCAGCCTGCTCGATAGAGTAAGAGACGCCGGAGTCGTCGGCGCGGGAGGCGCGGGGTTTCCGACGCACATCAAACTTGACTGCAAGGTGGAGGTCCTGCTCGTCAACGCCGCAGAGTGCGAGCCCCTGCTGGCGACGGATAAATACCTGCTAAACACCCATCCCGACGAGATCGTCGAGGCCGCGTCCGCCGTGGCGAAGCATGTCTCGGCAAACAAAATCCACATCGCGATCAAGGCCGTGAACGAGAAGGAGATTGCCAGTGTCCGAGGCGCCATTGCTCATCTGGGCTCCAGTGTCGAAATTTTCCCTTTGGACAATTACTACCCGGCGGGAGACGAGCAGATGATCGTGTACGACGTTACGGGCCGCGTGGTTCCTCCGTCGGGCATTCCTCTGGATGTAGGGGTCGTCGTCTCCAATTCCTCCACGATGTGGAATATCTATCACGCCCTGAGCGGTCGTCCGGTTACGCACAAATTCTTGACGGTAGCGGGAGAGGTCGCGCGTCCGACGGTGTTGAAAGTACCGGTGGGCACGTCGTTTTCCGAATGTCTGAACGCCTGTGGAGGCAGCGGGCTCGCGCGTTTTAAGATCATCGACGGCGGCCCCATGATGGGAACCGTCCTAAACGACTCAGAAATAAACTCAGAAATAAACCCGGGAAGAAATTCAGAAAGAAATTCAGCAATAAACTCAAAGTGTGTGACGAAGACCACGTCGGGCATTATCGTGATCCCCGCCTCGGGTAACTTTGACGCCTGCACACACGATACGGCAACGCGAAAGATGTTGAACAGGGCCAAGTCAGCCTGCGTTCAGTGCTCGTTCTGCACAGAACTATGCCCGCGACACCTCATAGGGCACCCTCTGAGGCCGCATAGAATCATGCGTTGCATGGCCGCGATGGACTTCGCCGCCGAAAACCCGGTGTTGGAGAGCCCGGCGCTGGAAACGCTTAAAGAAGCTCTGATATGCAGCGAGTGCGGGGTATGCGAGACGTTCGCCTGCCCAATGGGGCTTTCTCCGAGACAGGTCAATAAGTACGTGAAAAAGTTGCTGGCAGGCGTTCGCCACGCGAAAAACGCGAATGAAAAAAAACATGAAGCGCCGCTCGTTCCTGACGAGATGAGAAAGCACAGAAAAATAGCGCCACCCAAGATCATGGCGAGAATGGGACTTCAGAGCCTTTATGAAAAAAAAGCGGAGGGTTTCGTTGAGCTTTCGCCTGATCGCGTGCGGATACCCGTGAAACAACATATCGGCGCTCCGGCTCGCCCCCTCGTGAACGTCGGTGACCGGGTGTCGCTGGGCCAGCTTATAGCGGAGGCGGATGGGCGCGTCAGCGCTAATGTCCATGCCTCCATCGACGGCGTCGTCGTGGAGGTCGGAAGTGTTATTGAAATAACGAAACGAGGCGCGTAA
- a CDS encoding BMC domain-containing protein, with protein MNTIGFMELSSIARGIEVADSMLKAASVNLMSAKASCPGKYYILINGQIANVEKSIQTGVAQGAGFVVSSLVLPKIHPKVILAVNMAGIPDKIEAIGVMEFFSVTSSLIAADAAVKAAPVELVDIRLGTGIGGKSFVVLSGDVSSVRSAVDAAAAIRADEGMLVNKTVIARPDKKLLSSLF; from the coding sequence ATGAACACTATCGGATTCATGGAGCTTTCCAGCATCGCCCGCGGCATAGAAGTAGCGGATTCCATGCTGAAAGCCGCCAGCGTCAATCTCATGTCCGCGAAGGCCTCGTGTCCTGGGAAATACTACATCCTTATTAATGGGCAGATCGCCAACGTCGAGAAATCGATCCAGACCGGGGTTGCCCAAGGCGCTGGATTTGTTGTGTCATCCTTGGTGCTCCCCAAAATTCACCCTAAGGTGATCTTGGCCGTCAATATGGCGGGCATTCCAGATAAAATAGAGGCCATCGGCGTAATGGAGTTTTTTTCCGTAACATCGTCGTTGATTGCGGCGGACGCGGCGGTGAAAGCCGCTCCGGTGGAGCTCGTCGATATCCGGCTCGGCACAGGCATAGGCGGCAAAAGTTTTGTTGTTCTTTCCGGCGACGTCTCGTCGGTGCGAAGCGCGGTGGACGCGGCGGCGGCGATTCGCGCGGACGAGGGGATGCTGGTCAATAAGACGGTTATCGCCAGGCCGGACAAGAAACTCCTGTCCAGCCTATTTTAG
- the pduL gene encoding phosphate propanoyltransferase: MPLDSARLREAVKRAVDKYMGSPYVKVGVSNRHVHVSQEDLDTLFGKGHALTPIKNLLPGQYACDETVTIRGCKGRLERARILGPVRKETQVEISLTDSFTLGEIVPVNESGNLTGAASVVIENPENGVWIERACAIAALRHVHLSLGFAAKYGLRDKQTVSLIFEGRRPLRFGGVLLRVSSEFTDEIHIDTDEANAGGIVNGDWGKIIV; the protein is encoded by the coding sequence ATGCCGCTAGACTCCGCTAGGTTGCGCGAGGCCGTAAAAAGAGCCGTCGATAAATACATGGGCAGTCCTTACGTGAAAGTAGGGGTGTCGAACAGGCACGTACACGTTTCGCAGGAGGATTTGGACACGCTCTTTGGAAAGGGCCACGCGCTCACGCCGATAAAAAACCTCTTGCCCGGTCAATACGCCTGCGACGAGACGGTGACGATAAGGGGCTGCAAGGGCCGCTTGGAGCGCGCGCGTATTCTGGGACCGGTCAGGAAGGAGACGCAGGTGGAAATATCGTTGACGGACTCTTTTACCCTTGGGGAGATTGTCCCCGTCAACGAATCCGGCAACCTGACCGGGGCAGCCTCCGTCGTGATCGAGAACCCAGAAAACGGCGTGTGGATAGAGCGGGCTTGCGCCATCGCGGCGCTCCGCCACGTGCACCTTTCTTTGGGATTCGCGGCAAAATACGGGCTACGGGATAAACAAACCGTGTCGTTGATCTTTGAAGGACGGCGGCCTTTGAGGTTTGGGGGAGTGTTGCTGCGGGTATCGAGCGAGTTCACAGACGAAATTCACATCGACACGGACGAAGCGAACGCTGGAGGAATCGTCAACGGAGATTGGGGTAAAATCATCGTGTGA
- a CDS encoding glycerol dehydrogenase, with product MIKVLASPSRYIQGPGAIEQLGDYFEKLGKKALILITKSGIGRVGGDIEKGLKAKSLEYAFIEFNGECSRNEVDRVKAAATENKADVIVGVGGGKLLDTAKATGFYSKLPVVIVPTIAATDAPCSALSVLYTPEGVFESYLFLPANPNVILVDSDIIAKAPARLLVSGMGDALATYFEAKSAAQKEADNCVGGKASMAALALAKLCLDTLFKQGLKAKLAVEAGARTTALENIIEANTLLSGLGFESGGLAGAHAIHNGLTAIHETHAYYHGEKVAFGTLTQLVLEDYPESEIEAVVRFCVSVGLPVTLADLGIQTIDHEKLKEAAKLACAPSDTMGNLTVTVTPEEVYYGLLAADALGKKFKPKA from the coding sequence ATGATTAAGGTTTTAGCGAGTCCTAGCCGCTATATTCAGGGACCTGGAGCTATCGAGCAACTGGGGGATTATTTTGAAAAGCTCGGAAAGAAAGCGCTCATTCTCATCACCAAATCAGGCATCGGGCGGGTGGGTGGAGATATCGAAAAGGGATTGAAGGCGAAATCCCTTGAATACGCGTTCATCGAGTTCAATGGAGAGTGCAGCCGGAATGAAGTTGACCGCGTCAAGGCGGCCGCCACCGAGAATAAAGCCGACGTCATCGTGGGTGTTGGAGGAGGAAAACTGCTTGACACGGCGAAAGCGACTGGTTTTTACTCGAAGCTGCCCGTGGTGATCGTTCCCACGATAGCCGCGACGGACGCCCCGTGTAGCGCCCTGTCTGTTCTGTATACTCCGGAGGGGGTTTTCGAGTCCTACTTGTTCCTGCCCGCGAACCCTAACGTGATTTTGGTGGACTCGGATATCATTGCCAAGGCTCCGGCGCGGCTGTTGGTGTCCGGCATGGGCGACGCGCTGGCCACATATTTCGAGGCCAAGTCCGCCGCGCAAAAAGAAGCGGACAACTGCGTGGGGGGTAAAGCGTCCATGGCGGCTCTGGCTCTTGCCAAGCTGTGCCTCGACACGCTCTTCAAACAGGGCTTGAAGGCGAAGCTCGCCGTCGAGGCAGGCGCGAGAACTACAGCGCTGGAGAACATCATCGAGGCCAATACGCTTCTTTCGGGACTCGGCTTCGAGAGCGGCGGGTTGGCTGGAGCCCACGCCATTCACAACGGCCTAACCGCCATTCACGAGACCCATGCCTATTATCACGGTGAGAAAGTCGCGTTCGGCACACTCACTCAGCTTGTTCTGGAAGACTATCCCGAAAGCGAGATCGAGGCCGTCGTCCGCTTCTGCGTTTCGGTGGGACTCCCCGTGACCCTGGCGGATCTGGGCATCCAGACCATCGATCACGAGAAACTGAAGGAAGCGGCAAAACTCGCCTGCGCTCCCAGTGACACCATGGGCAATCTCACCGTCACGGTGACGCCCGAAGAGGTTTATTACGGTCTGTTAGCGGCTGACGCCCTGGGCAAAAAATTCAAGCCGAAAGCGTAA
- a CDS encoding aldehyde dehydrogenase EutE: MSALVDGSTRETLVRDVTQKVMALLNQLEPGESKELGTNGYESVDDALEAATEAQRAWQWDFLLEERIRIINEMRKELLDAKTIKELSIMALEETGMGRVDDKILKKRLALEKTPGPEFFRVNAITGDHGLALEELSPFGVIAAITPSTNPVASVFNNTICMIAGGNGVVFAPHPTAARSTLHTVNLVARSLERLGAPRGLVVTLTEPSMNNLEKLIRHPKIRMVVATGGPGVVNAALASGKPAVGAGPGNPPVLVDETADLRKAALDVIMGCSFDNNLTCIAEKELFVVNCVADELKKHMLESGLAFELKNPRDIDKLLSLVIKNGNPSRAMVGKSPQYILSQIGMKIPANARIILVETPEKHPFVQEELLMPILPMTRVADFEEGLAASLRAEHGFRHSAVIHSTNIHHMSVMARMMETTIFTKNAPSFASIGYGGDCPTAFTIATTTGQGPTTPLSFCRVRRCVLAGSFRIV, from the coding sequence GTGAGCGCGTTGGTCGATGGGAGCACACGAGAAACGCTCGTCAGAGATGTGACGCAAAAAGTAATGGCTCTCTTGAATCAACTAGAACCGGGCGAATCGAAAGAGCTTGGAACAAACGGTTACGAGTCCGTAGATGACGCGCTGGAGGCCGCTACCGAGGCTCAACGCGCGTGGCAGTGGGATTTTTTACTAGAGGAGCGCATCCGAATCATTAATGAAATGCGCAAAGAATTGTTGGACGCAAAGACGATCAAGGAACTTTCTATCATGGCTCTCGAAGAAACAGGCATGGGGCGCGTGGATGACAAGATCCTCAAAAAACGCCTCGCTCTGGAAAAGACGCCGGGGCCGGAGTTTTTCCGCGTAAACGCCATCACCGGCGATCATGGGCTGGCCCTGGAAGAGCTGTCGCCCTTCGGCGTCATAGCCGCCATCACTCCCTCCACCAACCCCGTCGCGTCCGTCTTCAACAACACGATCTGTATGATCGCCGGTGGCAACGGCGTCGTTTTCGCGCCTCACCCAACCGCAGCGCGTTCGACCCTCCACACGGTGAACCTCGTGGCCCGTTCCCTCGAAAGACTCGGAGCGCCGCGAGGCTTGGTCGTCACCCTGACGGAGCCCAGCATGAATAATCTCGAAAAATTAATACGCCATCCCAAAATCAGAATGGTCGTGGCCACAGGCGGACCAGGCGTCGTAAACGCGGCGCTGGCGTCGGGAAAACCCGCCGTCGGCGCGGGACCCGGCAATCCTCCCGTTTTGGTGGACGAGACCGCCGATCTGAGAAAAGCCGCCCTGGACGTCATCATGGGCTGTTCCTTCGACAACAACCTCACCTGCATCGCGGAGAAGGAGCTTTTTGTAGTCAACTGCGTGGCCGATGAACTGAAAAAACACATGCTCGAAAGCGGTCTGGCCTTCGAGCTGAAGAACCCGCGGGATATCGATAAACTGCTGTCCCTGGTCATCAAAAACGGCAACCCCTCAAGAGCGATGGTGGGAAAAAGCCCCCAGTATATCCTCTCGCAAATAGGTATGAAGATACCGGCGAACGCGCGGATCATTCTTGTGGAAACACCGGAGAAACACCCGTTCGTCCAGGAGGAATTGTTGATGCCGATACTGCCTATGACGCGTGTCGCCGACTTCGAGGAGGGCTTGGCCGCTTCTCTGCGAGCCGAGCACGGTTTCAGACACTCGGCCGTTATTCACAGCACGAATATCCATCACATGAGCGTTATGGCTCGCATGATGGAAACGACGATTTTCACGAAAAACGCGCCGTCTTTCGCCTCGATCGGCTATGGAGGGGATTGTCCCACCGCGTTCACAATCGCGACCACGACCGGTCAGGGACCCACGACCCCTTTGTCCTTCTGCCGGGTGAGGCGCTGCGTACTGGCTGGTTCGTTCCGAATTGTATAG
- the eutJ gene encoding ethanolamine utilization protein EutJ, whose amino-acid sequence MSGEQNVNNPPKANGSRAYGPGLLEPLEASLGATSALTEWKSLYLGFDLGTTNTVLVALNEKGEPVGAAMEESGESVADGVVVDYLSAVATMQRCLERLERRFGRSLNGNGPQGSIGAAAYPPGISERTAKVCANVVETLGFPCEGLYEEPTAAADALGFTDGAIVDIGGGTTGISILQGGKVVYSADEPTGGTHMTLVLAGALKIPFDEAEKLKRNIARNPNLVPLLRPTLEKMGTIARKHLEISGFYGKVSIITVGGGAALPGAEEVLSAAVGSEVKLCPHPLMVTPAGIATRLWNEKGNERKGNEKNGTGEN is encoded by the coding sequence GTGAGCGGAGAACAGAATGTGAATAACCCGCCGAAGGCTAACGGGTCCAGGGCCTATGGTCCTGGTTTGTTGGAGCCACTCGAAGCGTCGCTGGGGGCGACTTCTGCCCTTACGGAGTGGAAGAGCTTATATTTGGGCTTCGACCTCGGCACAACCAACACGGTCCTGGTCGCCCTGAACGAAAAGGGTGAGCCCGTGGGAGCCGCTATGGAAGAGTCGGGGGAATCCGTCGCGGATGGGGTTGTCGTCGATTACCTTTCCGCGGTGGCTACGATGCAACGTTGCCTGGAGCGCCTGGAACGTCGGTTCGGACGCTCGTTGAACGGCAATGGCCCGCAAGGCAGCATAGGCGCCGCGGCGTACCCGCCCGGCATTTCCGAAAGAACGGCCAAAGTTTGCGCTAACGTCGTGGAGACTCTGGGATTTCCCTGTGAGGGCCTTTACGAGGAGCCGACGGCAGCGGCAGACGCTCTGGGTTTCACCGACGGGGCCATTGTCGATATAGGAGGCGGCACAACGGGTATCTCAATTCTTCAAGGTGGCAAGGTCGTTTACTCCGCCGACGAGCCGACGGGGGGAACTCACATGACGCTCGTTCTTGCCGGCGCGCTGAAAATTCCTTTCGATGAGGCCGAAAAACTGAAACGGAATATCGCGCGCAACCCCAACCTTGTCCCCTTGCTTCGACCTACCCTCGAAAAGATGGGTACCATCGCGCGAAAACATCTTGAAATAAGCGGCTTTTATGGGAAGGTCTCCATCATTACCGTGGGTGGCGGAGCGGCGTTGCCGGGAGCCGAAGAGGTTTTGTCCGCGGCGGTGGGCTCAGAGGTGAAGTTGTGCCCTCATCCATTGATGGTGACTCCCGCGGGCATCGCCACTCGCCTCTGGAACGAAAAGGGAAACGAAAGAAAAGGAAACGAAAAAAATGGAACCGGAGAAAATTAA
- a CDS encoding cob(I)yrinic acid a,c-diamide adenosyltransferase: MGRVYTRTGDGGETRLGNNTKVPKDARRVALYGTIDEANSALGLARALAPVAVAPAIHELQADMTRLMGRISLYNLKGPLLTASDIEKRIETTRQIVPMPDTFVTPGESRAGGALHLARATLRRAEREAVALRREEKLDAEELKVINRLSDYVFALAEWADYEEKIERITHLVSEALEKKAIKEAIIKEGTIKEATIDMDMRLEVAERLLRAMREKAEQGGVPMAMAVCDSRGELVLFARQEGVLPVSVGLAQKKAFTATQLRLPTAELAEVTRPGAMLWGLQSDPNLVVFGGGIPLFSGSDSGRRVVGAVGVSGGTVDEDVTVAEAALTAWVNR; this comes from the coding sequence GTGGGTAGGGTCTACACCAGAACTGGCGACGGAGGCGAGACACGCCTGGGAAACAACACGAAAGTTCCCAAAGACGCGCGGCGGGTCGCTCTTTACGGCACGATAGACGAAGCAAACAGCGCTCTGGGTTTGGCGCGCGCCCTCGCCCCCGTCGCTGTGGCTCCGGCCATTCATGAGCTTCAGGCTGATATGACGCGTCTGATGGGCAGAATCTCCCTGTACAACCTGAAAGGGCCGCTCCTCACCGCCTCGGACATCGAAAAGCGCATCGAGACGACGCGCCAAATCGTGCCGATGCCTGATACTTTCGTCACGCCGGGCGAAAGCCGAGCAGGGGGCGCCCTACATTTGGCTCGCGCCACCCTGAGAAGAGCAGAGCGAGAAGCCGTTGCGCTCCGACGCGAAGAAAAACTGGATGCGGAAGAACTCAAAGTCATCAATCGATTGTCGGACTATGTTTTTGCTCTGGCGGAATGGGCGGATTACGAGGAAAAGATCGAGCGAATCACCCACCTCGTGTCCGAAGCGCTGGAAAAAAAAGCGATAAAAGAGGCAATAATAAAAGAGGGAACAATAAAGGAGGCAACGATAGACATGGACATGAGACTTGAAGTGGCGGAGCGTCTTCTACGCGCGATGCGGGAAAAGGCGGAGCAGGGGGGAGTGCCCATGGCGATGGCTGTTTGCGATTCGCGAGGAGAACTGGTGCTCTTCGCGCGTCAGGAGGGTGTTTTGCCCGTCAGCGTTGGGCTGGCTCAAAAGAAAGCCTTCACAGCGACTCAACTTAGGCTGCCGACGGCAGAACTCGCAGAGGTAACGCGACCGGGGGCGATGCTCTGGGGCCTTCAGTCGGATCCAAACCTGGTGGTCTTCGGTGGAGGAATCCCTCTTTTCTCTGGATCTGACTCAGGCAGACGTGTGGTGGGCGCGGTGGGCGTGAGCGGCGGAACCGTGGACGAGGACGTGACCGTAGCGGAAGCCGCCCTAACCGCTTGGGTAAATCGGTAA
- a CDS encoding glycerol dehydratase reactivase beta/small subunit family protein produces the protein MSAWFGRVGAGKDALPDNKPSVWLVTDASFKESDAKAVGAGCEEEGVPLAWFTQNAKNVGSGSSSELARVACLRSRLETGIGICPERKGAIALFSVADAPYLERDVNTPSRLRWLGQTAARISKGEPIMYETEGVDGHE, from the coding sequence ATGAGCGCCTGGTTTGGGCGTGTTGGCGCGGGCAAAGACGCGCTTCCGGACAACAAACCCTCCGTCTGGTTGGTGACGGACGCCTCCTTCAAGGAGAGCGACGCGAAAGCCGTAGGCGCCGGGTGCGAGGAGGAAGGTGTGCCTCTTGCTTGGTTTACCCAAAACGCTAAAAACGTGGGCTCCGGATCGTCCTCGGAGCTGGCCCGCGTGGCGTGTCTTCGATCACGCTTAGAGACCGGCATAGGGATATGCCCGGAGCGCAAGGGAGCGATTGCTCTGTTTTCCGTGGCTGATGCGCCTTATCTGGAACGGGACGTCAACACGCCCTCGCGGCTTCGCTGGCTCGGTCAGACGGCCGCCAGAATATCCAAAGGGGAGCCGATTATGTACGAAACGGAAGGGGTGGACGGACATGAGTGA
- a CDS encoding EutN/CcmL family microcompartment protein, with protein sequence MKLGKVVGSVVAVPKHERLTGHKLLIVQQLKPSPDGSLIPFAGSGEFTIAVDLVGVGVGEFVLYSSGSSARNASSEDRDSPVDEAIIGIIDQTDVNGKEILVNRDVNRKEILVNRKEVL encoded by the coding sequence GTGAAGCTGGGCAAAGTCGTAGGCTCGGTCGTCGCCGTACCAAAACATGAGCGACTGACGGGGCATAAGCTCCTCATCGTCCAACAGCTCAAACCAAGCCCAGACGGTTCGCTGATCCCGTTCGCGGGAAGCGGAGAGTTCACTATCGCTGTGGATCTCGTGGGGGTCGGCGTGGGAGAGTTCGTCTTGTATTCGTCCGGTTCGTCCGCGCGTAACGCGTCCTCGGAGGATCGCGATTCTCCGGTGGACGAGGCGATCATCGGTATCATTGATCAAACCGACGTGAATGGAAAAGAGATCCTGGTGAACAGAGACGTGAACAGAAAAGAGATCCTCGTGAACAGAAAAGAGGTCCTCTAA
- a CDS encoding microcompartment protein, translating into MALLHKCIYSPSASTRRLLTRRILVGRAAAEEETLKSASWGAVLLVQGTLAEMCYAADVGAKTSPVTVMEVVGNCPQHIVTMAFIGAVADVKQVLTALLNEGVVA; encoded by the coding sequence ATGGCGCTTTTGCACAAGTGTATTTATTCTCCGTCGGCTTCGACGAGAAGGCTCCTGACACGGCGGATTCTCGTGGGACGCGCCGCGGCGGAGGAAGAAACGCTGAAGTCCGCGAGCTGGGGCGCGGTGTTGCTCGTCCAAGGGACGCTCGCTGAAATGTGCTACGCCGCCGACGTGGGAGCGAAAACCAGCCCTGTGACGGTGATGGAGGTCGTCGGTAATTGCCCGCAGCACATCGTCACGATGGCGTTCATCGGCGCCGTCGCGGACGTGAAACAGGTCTTGACGGCGCTGTTAAACGAGGGGGTGGTCGCGTGA
- the fucO gene encoding lactaldehyde reductase has product MTQRMVLNEMSYFGGGAVSVLPDEIKARGFKKVLFVTDKDLIKAKVATKVEDILKGAGIAYEIFDDIKQNPTVENVQAGVKAYKEAAADCLVAVGGGSPMDTAKAIGIIINNPEYGDVLSLEGVAPTKKKSVPIIAIPTTAGTASEVTINYVITDVAKRRKFVCVDPHDIPILSIVDSELMASMPKGLKAATGMDALTHAIEGYITQGAWELSDMVELKAIQLIAANLRASVLDNNPKAAEQMALGQYVAGMGYSNVGLGAVHGMGHPLGGFYDIPHGVANALLLPYVMAFNAPACGEKFREIGRAINVLGIDEMSLEEAREATVAAVRQLSLDVGVPEKLRELGVKEEDLPALAAAAFQDVCTPGNPRSVTEADLLALYKEAF; this is encoded by the coding sequence GTGACTCAACGTATGGTATTGAATGAAATGTCGTATTTTGGCGGAGGGGCTGTTTCCGTTCTTCCAGACGAGATCAAAGCCAGAGGATTCAAAAAAGTTCTTTTCGTGACCGATAAGGATCTGATCAAGGCCAAGGTCGCGACGAAAGTCGAGGATATCTTGAAGGGCGCGGGTATTGCCTATGAAATTTTCGACGATATCAAACAAAACCCCACGGTCGAGAATGTCCAGGCCGGAGTGAAGGCGTACAAAGAAGCCGCGGCGGATTGCCTGGTGGCGGTGGGTGGTGGTTCACCCATGGACACGGCCAAAGCCATCGGGATCATCATCAACAATCCAGAGTATGGTGACGTGCTTTCCCTGGAGGGCGTCGCCCCCACAAAGAAGAAAAGCGTACCGATCATCGCGATTCCGACGACAGCAGGCACGGCGTCCGAGGTCACGATCAACTACGTCATCACCGACGTGGCCAAGCGTCGAAAGTTCGTTTGCGTCGATCCTCACGACATCCCGATTCTCTCCATCGTGGACTCGGAGCTGATGGCTTCCATGCCCAAAGGCTTGAAGGCGGCCACCGGAATGGACGCCCTCACTCACGCTATAGAGGGATACATCACCCAAGGAGCCTGGGAACTTTCCGACATGGTGGAACTCAAGGCGATTCAGCTCATTGCGGCCAATCTCCGAGCTTCCGTCCTCGACAACAATCCCAAGGCGGCCGAACAAATGGCCCTAGGGCAGTATGTCGCCGGGATGGGGTATTCAAACGTGGGACTTGGCGCGGTTCACGGCATGGGACACCCACTGGGGGGATTTTACGACATTCCCCACGGCGTTGCCAACGCGCTCCTGCTTCCCTATGTGATGGCTTTCAACGCGCCCGCCTGCGGTGAAAAGTTCCGGGAGATCGGACGCGCTATAAACGTGCTCGGAATCGACGAGATGTCCCTGGAGGAGGCGCGGGAGGCTACCGTCGCGGCCGTGCGTCAGCTCTCACTCGATGTGGGTGTGCCGGAGAAGCTGCGTGAGCTGGGAGTGAAGGAGGAAGACCTTCCCGCGCTGGCCGCCGCCGCGTTCCAGGACGTCTGCACCCCTGGCAACCCACGGAGCGTCACGGAGGCTGACTTGCTCGCTCTCTATAAAGAAGCGTTTTAA